The genomic stretch ATTAAAGCATTAAACAAACTCATGTGAAAGACAAATTAATCAACAAGGAAAATACATTTTTATAATCAATCTTAAGATTAGAATTTTAAGATTTACCAATCATTTTCGCTTTTTCTTTCATAATTCCATAGTAGGAAGTGGTAAATGCCGATAGACTTTTATAACCAATCATTAAAGCGATCTGACTTAAAGTATATTGTCCTGTATTGATTAGCTCAATACTTTTTAAAATACGAATCAGCTGCATATATTTTTGAACAGTAATGCCGGTTTCCCGCTTGAATATACGCTGAAGGCTTCTTATAGACATTAAGGATATATCAGCTAAGGCATCTATACTTAATTGTTCCATGTAATTCTTATTTATATAATTACATACAGGAAGCAGTCTTGAATCAACTGGAATCGGGATTTGTAAACCTTCTTTCTCTGTACAGAAATGAGGAAGGCTACTCAATAAAGCTGTCAAAAAATATCCCTGTTCCTCATTTTCATCCAATAGTTTATTCCACTTTGAAGCATATTGAAGCATTTCTTTCAAGACAGGCGGCGCAGAAAAAACATGTACTTCATTATAAAAGTCGTTGTCAAAAACCTCTTTGAATAAGATGACCATAAGGTTAACTGTGCTAGCTTCAGACTGAGTAAGATGCCTTTTGCCCGAAGGAATCCAAATCAGATGATTTTGCGGAACAAGATAAATTTTATTCTCAATGTGAAAATACTGATAGCCCTCTTCCACATAAGTAAGCTGATACCTTTGATGAATATGATCATAGTCATCATGTGTCCAATCTTTCTCATACCAGACATAAGCAGCAATTCCAATTTCATCATCAAATTCCCCTCGTCTTTTTTCTACTAATCCACATTTCATCTTGGCGTTTTATATAATAATTTTGGCAAATTTAATAAAAACATCGATTGTACATTTGCATTATCATCATTAAAATGAAAACATGTCCAGTTTTTCTATGACTCTGATGGTATCATTATTAAACACTTACTAGAGCTGGAAGTCTAATAAACATTATTAATAAGCAACTGCTCACATGAAAGTTGTAAATACGGGTAACGTTTGGATACATGTTTCAGAAGATTAAGTTAAACTAAGGGAAACAAAAACTTGCTGATAAAATAATTATCGGCATTATAAATGATCAAATATGAAGACTATCAATATTATTACGACATTTTTATTAGTGTTACTATTTAATAATTTTGCTATGGCACAGCAAAGACAGGCCAATATTTTAATTCTTATTCATTCTGACGAAGGAGGAACCTACGAAATGGCTAAAGAAATAGCCCAAGGAATTGAAAGTGAAGGTATTGCAAAAGCCACTATCAAAAAAGTCAAGACAACTGACAACCCGAAATTAAAAAATATTCCTGTCGCTTCTGTAGAGGAACTTTCTTCTTATGACGGTATTGCATTTGGCTCTCCGGTGTATTTTGGAAATATCAGTACAGCAATGAATGAGTTTATTGCTAAAACTACCACTATATGGTCACAACATGGCCTTGAAGGAATGCCGGCAACAGTATTTATGTCATCTGGCAGCGGTGCCGGAAGAGAATTAGCTCTCCAGTCATTCTGGAATATCCTGGCCGTTCATGGGATGATTTTGGTTTCCAATGGAATAAGGGGATATGAAAACATCGATAAAACAATTCCCCAGGGAAATACAGTTTTGGGAACCACAAGTCTTACCTCACTAAAAAATGTTGAAAGACCAACTAAAGGCGAAAGATACTTAGCAGGGTTACAAGGTAAAAACTTTGCAAAAATAGCACATGCACTTCAGGATACTTTTCCCAAAAATAAAATACCGCAAACAGCAATTACGAAAAAAGAAATTGATGTTAATCTACTCCTTAAAGAGAAAAATATAACATTACCCCAAGTTCCCCAACCGGCAGGAAACTATAAGCCGTTTGTACGTTCAGGAAACTTAGTATTCATCAATCAGTATGCACTTAAAGATGGTAAGATTCTTAATCCCGGCAAAGTAGGAAAAGATATTACCGAAGAGCAGATAAAAGAGGCAACCCGAACTACGATGTTGAACGTCATTTCCGTACTTAATCAGGCAGTTGGAGGGGATTTGAACAAAGTAAAACAATGTGTGCAATTAACTGGTATATTTAATACCGTAGAAAATTATTCAAAACACGCAGAATTAATGAATGCCGCTTCCGATCTTACTGGGGAAATCTTCGGTGAAAAAGGAAAACATGCCAGAGCCACCTTGGGCGCATATTCAGTACCAGGAAACTCATCTGTTGAAATTCAAGCGATCTTCGAAATAGAATAACATTAAAAATAATATTATGAAAAAAGTTTTTGTTGCAGGAGCCACCGGATGGGCGGGTTCTGAAATTAGTAGATCAATTTTAAATAATGACGAAATACTATTAACAGGTGGACTTTCTTTATCTCAAGATGGGAAAAACCTGTCCGAGATTCTGTCATTAAAATCAGACAATCATATTCCATTGTTTAAATCTATAGAAGATGCAATAGAAAATGTAGAATTTGATATTCTTGTAGATTTCACCAAACCGGAGATAGCGAAGCATAACATCCACACCGCTTTGCAAAAAGGCAAAAAAGTCATCATTGGAACTTCAGGACTAACTGATAAAGACTATGAAGAAATCGAACGTATTGCCAATGAAAATGACACATCAGTTCTTGCTGCAGGGAACTTTGCACTAACAGTTGTTTTATTGCAAAAGTTTGCTGAAATGGCAGCAAAATATATTCCCCACTATGAGATCATTGACTATGCGGATGCTAAAAAAATTGATGCACCAAGCGGAACAGTGGCAGAATTGGCTTATCGTCTTTCTAAAGTTCAAAAGCCTAAACTATCCGTAGCAATAGATGATACCATAGGAAATAAAGAAACAAGAGGTGCAACAATAAACGGCATACAGGTTCATGCTGTTCGCCTGCCGGGCCACACACTCGCCGTTGAAACCATCTTTGGGCTCAAAGGAGAAAAATTAATACTAAGACATGATTCCGGAGAAAGTGCAGAACCATACGTAAAAGGAGTACTACTTGCCATCAAAAACATTGATACTTTCAAAGGTTTACGAAGAGGATTAGACTCAATAATGGAATTTTAACAATAAAAGAATATACACTAATAATAATTTAAGAAATCCTTGGGGAATGATATCTAATTGAGATCTTTTTCCTAGCATGTCAAAATCTATTATTTCGAGTGTTTAAAATTACTTGATAAAAATGAGCTCAGTAATTTTTTTAATTAGGCTCAAGCGAACCCAATCATCGATAAAAGTGTTTGAAGATACGCTTGTTTTGGTCAAAAAAAGCAAAATAGCGCCAACTGTTTTTAGTTGGCACTATTTTTATAAGTTAATTCTCTTATTTTAAAATTATTAAATTGCAGAGCTTATAAATTACGACTAAATAATATTAAATAAATAATTTGTTTAAAACTCCCAGTCAATATTATCTTTTGCCCATTGCTTGGCAGAAGTTTTCGGAATTCTGTTTTTACCATCCAAGATATTATCCATCGGACTTATAAAGTGCTAGAGCAAATTATATAGGACAAATGGGCAAATAGTTTTCTAAAATTAATCCTTTATCTGTTAATGTTATCATCAAATAGGTATACTTCCCTGTAGTAAATTCAATCAAAAAATTTGAAATTACTTATGTTGCTCCCAATAGTTATATATTCTTCTACTATGAAAAAAGGCTACAGAACCATTTGACGACTAAGCCTACCCATATTATTTGTTTTACATCTTTGATACAACATCAAAATTGCAAACAAAAAATCCCGTTAATACGGGATTTTAATTTCTAATATTGAACTTTATTTGATTTCTACAGGAACTGAGATTTTATCCCAATCCATCGTGAACCCATTATTATTTATTTTATAAACTAAAGTTTCCTGTGTTGCTGGTAAAGCTTTTGTTTTTACATCAACACGTAAAGCATCTTTTGCTTCTTCATATTTGTAAGCCCCCCATTGTTTTGGTTCTTTGTTAAAAATTGCAGTCCAGGTTCCGCTTTCTTTAGGGATTAAGAAAAAACTGTATTTCCCGGCAGGCAGTTTTTTACCCTGAACGGTAATATCTTTATCAGTTTCGAAAGTAGTCGCTTCATTAGCACCTGCACGCCAAACTTTGTTATACGCTTCTAAACCACCCCAGATGGTACGTCCTTTAACTGAAGGACTACTATAGGCAATTGTGATGGTTGCATCTTTAATTTTTCCTGTTGCTGTAGCTGGAGGGCTGGCTGGTTTTTTAGTCTCCTGTGCAAAGGCATTCACTGAAATCGTCATTGCAGCAAAAAGTACAGTAGCAGATTTAATCATTGTTTTCATAATACTTTTATTTGTTTGTTTTTATTATTGTTTATTTACGAATTTACTGCTTTCTGGTTATAAAACAGCAATCCGATTGCCGAAAATATAATTACCGCTGCAGCCCCAATTACGTTAAGCCAAAGAAAGGAAACAATATCGAACTGATAAACGGCAATAACCGCAACTTCTGATAGAATTGCAGCAATAAAAACATTGGAACCAGTAATTTTTTTATAGTAAAAGGCAACCAAAAAAATCCCCAATATCGGACCATAGAAAAGAGATCCTAATACATTAACTGCTTCAATAAGAGAGCCCATTTGAGTGGCAAACATGGCTACACCAATGGAGAAAATACCCCAGGCTAAAGTATGCAGGCGGCTATACTTCAGTTCGGTTGTATCATCAGGAATATCTTTTCTAAATATCAAATGAACATCTTTTAATGAGCAGGCGGCAAGGGAATTCAGTGCTGCCGAAATGGAACCCCAGCTGGCCAGGAAAATTACAGCAAACAATAAACCGATCATTCCTACTGGTAATGTATTTTTTACGAAATACAGGAAAATATAATTGGTATCCGTTTTTTCGGCATTATAGTTTGAATGATTGATCGCGTCTTCTACCCTGCCATGCAATGCTTTTACCTGGGCTTGTGTGTTTTTGAAATTCTGAATTGTTTTTTTGAGTTGAGGAGAATGAGTTTCTTTCAGCTTTAAAATTTCTTTTGATTCCGTATTAAATTTTATTTGTAAATCCTGATGTTCTTTTTCAAAAGCCGCAGCCTGTTCAGGTTTTGTTTCCTTTAAATATTGATAAGAACGTTCGTTAAAATAAATTGGAGCCGGTTTTAAAGAAAAGAATGCAAAAAGCAGGGCACCGATCAGGAGAATAGCAAATTGCATCGGAATTTTAACCAACCCGTTCAACAGCAGACCCATTTTTGCATTGGTATTGTCTTTTGCTGTAATATACCTTCCCACCTGACTCTGGTCTGTACCGAAGTAAGAAAGCGCCAGAAAAAAGCCACCAATTAAGCCACTCCAAATATTGTATTTATCTTTCCAATCGAATTCTGTGGTGATGACATTGAGCTTTCCTGACTTCCCCGCCAGATACAGTGCATCATTAAAGCCAATTCCATTCGGCATATTCTGAATAAGCAGATACCCTGCAAAAGCCATGGTTCCCAGAATAATAAGAAACTGTAATTTTTGGGTATGAGCGATTGCTTTTGCACCGCCAACATACGTATAAATCAACAAAATACCGCCTGTCAAAACATTGGTTAAATAAATATTCCAGTTTAAAACACTTGATAAGATGATACTGGGAGCATAAATACTGATTCCTGTTGATAAACCTCTGGAAAAAAGAAAAAGTAGTGAAGTGAGTACCCTTGTTTTTTTATCAAAACGGTTTTCCAGATATTCATAAGCCGTATAAACATTTAAACGCTGAAAAATTGGAATGAAAGTGATACAGATCACAATCATCGCCAAAGGTAAGCCAAAGTAATACTGAACGAAACGCATGCCGTCTGTATAAGCCTGGCCTGGCGCTGAAAGAAATGTAATAGCACTGGCCTGCGTAGCCATAATCCCTATAAGCACAATGTACCAAGGCATTTTATTATCCGCTTTCAGGTAGGATTCGTTGCTTTTTTGGCCTCGACCGATGAATACGCCGTACACCACCACTGCAACAAGTGTAACAATAAGAACTGTCCAATCTATAGTACTCATGCCCAGAATTTAGTAAACCAATAATAAAATGCGATCTGCAATACTAATGCAACGGCTAATAGTATATACCAGATATTCCAATTTTTAAGTTTCTTGTTCATCAGTTTTTCTGTGCAGATAAAAAGTTAAAAAATAAACGTGCTGCTCCCACATTTCCTGCAGGAAGTTGTCTGAAAAACGCTAACGGTGTATAAATAAAATCTGATTCTCCGCAAACACACCTAATATTTTTAGTATATTAGCGCTCAAAAAGCAGGGATTATGAACATATTCAGTTTTACGGCTCATTTCGGTTCGGAGGAAGATTGTCGTTTGCATTTCAAGGAGCAGCGTGATAAGGAAGGGGTTGTCTGCAAGCGATGCGGGGGCACTTCCCATTATTGGTTACAGGGTAAATGGAGTTATGAATGCAAAGGTTGCCGTTTCCGCACCTCGTTGCGCAGCGGTACGATCATGGAGAGCTCCAAGCTGCCGTTTCTGGTGTGGTACAAAACGATGTTCCTGATGAGTTGCACAAAAAAGGGATTCTCCACCAACGAACTCCAGAAGCAATTAGGATTGAAGCGTTACGAACCGGTATGGGCGATGGTACACAAACTCCGCAGGGCGATGGGCAACCGGGATGCAAGGTATACACTGGAAGGGATGATAGAACTGGATGAGGGTTACTTTTCGGTGGCCAGTAAGGAAATCGAGCGAGGCAAGGGTACACGTGGCCGGGGAGCCGAGGGAAAGCAGAACGTTGCGGTGATGGCCGAAAGCACCCCGTTGGAAGATATCGAAACGGGCAAAAAGGAGAAGCATGTGCGTTATTTCAAGGCCAGGGTACTGGATAGCCATCAAAGTGAAGGAATCAACGGCGTGGTCAGGGACTGCATGGAGGATGATGCCATCGTATTTTCGGACAAAAGCACTTCTTACGTTGACATCTCCGATCTGGTGGAATTGCACGTCACCGAGAAATCAGACGCCAAAACCACCAAGGAAACACTCAAATGGGTGCATATCGCAATCAGTAATGCAAAACGGACATTGCTGGGCAACTACCATAAAATCAAAAGGAAATACTTACAGTTGTATCTCAACGAGTTTATTTACAAATTAAACAGACGGTATTTTGGAGACAAACTCTTTGACAGACTAGTAATTGCGAATATAACAGGTGCATAAACGGATAATCAGAAAATAAAATTACCATTTCCGTATTTGGCATATAAAGTTGATCCTTTCAGCGGTTCTTCATCTGTATCATGCATTTCAAAAAGCGGTTCATACGCAGCATCCCATTGAGCAGGGAAATAAGCACCGCGTTCCTGTATCCAGCCTTTAAAATCATCCACAGTAATTTTGTTCGGAAAGTTCAGTAATTTATGATTGGGATTTAAAAATGTAACCGCAGCATTTTCTTCGGTAACCCTCTTATTGGCAATACTGAAATTATACATTCCCAATTGATCAACGGTTGTATCCTGATTAGTGTTATACTGCATTACCAGATTACCTCCTTTTTTTACATAAGACCATAAAAAGGGCATCCAGCGGCCCAGCTTTTTCTCTGTATTGTTGGCACGAACGCCCAATACGATGGCATCATATTGCGACAACTTGTTTTGATTGCCGTTTGCTGCAGGCTCATCTATGTTGCCATAAAAATCTTCGTCTTTCAAAATATCTACCTGAATACCTGCGATGCGCAGGAAATCTGGGATGAAATCACCAGCACCTTCTACATATCCAACTTTTTTAATCTTCGCCTGAATATCACCTTTCATTATGGTTGTAGTGGCAGGCGAAAAATATTGTAAGGAGGGTAAATGCGGATACTGAATTAATACCTGTTTTTTGTTATAAGTGACTCCATCTGCAATAAAATTGGCATCCAATTGCAAACGGGATGAATGGATTGCGGCAAGTTTAGTTTTTGGAATAACGTATTCAATGGTAGCCTCTTTTCCTTTGAGTGAACTTATAGCAGTTCCTCCTAATCGTTCTCCGTTATACATCAGATTAAGATTACCGTTACCATACTGTTTGTTAGAATTAACCTTAACATTTAAACTCAAATGTAGATCTTCATTTTCATTGATTACATAAAGTGGCTGTATAAATTTCAGTTCCAATGCAGGAACAATACGCAGGGCTTCAACCACATCACCACGTACAGGGTCTAATTTCTTAAAAGATAAAGGAAGTTTAACCTGAAACTTTTCAGAACCTATTCTTAAACCAAGCAAAACATTCAGGGGTGACTCCGCCTCAGGCAAACCGATTAAAGTATCATTCGGAACAGAGAAAGTTGCTGCATTTACAGGAGGTCTTGCCAACCAGTAGGGTTCTGTGAGTGCTGCGTCTGCAGGGATCTGAATGTCATGCTGAATGGTCATTAACGAATCTTTTGACAGTTTCCTATTGAAGTTTTCTGATTGGTTTAACCATTGTACATCTTCTAAAATGATAGGATTTTCCGCTCTTGAAATTAGATTTAACCTGAAATTATAATGATCCCCGGCCACTGCTTCAGCCTGATTGGTAACTACTTCACCCATAAACCCGGCACAGCTTAAAATAATATGGTCAAGAGATTTAATTTTATCCTTTTTCAGGTCTGCATCCTGTAGCGTCACAACCTTTTTTCGTAAAGCAAGCAAAGCAGGTAAGCTAAGTTCTGGATTATTGAAATTGAAAGCGGAAATAATTTTATCTAACGACTGGTCCATATCAGCTTTTCCTTGTGAAGTCCAGGTTTTAGCTACTCCATCAAAAAGTGTTGTTTTTGCGGGTTCACCAGCAACATGGGCAAAATATTCAGTTCTGATACCGGCTACAGACTGTGTTCCCGCACCCTGGCTTTTATGTAAACTTCTGCTTAATCCGGCCAATTCACCATAGCCCATTCCCAGTTGCGCATCATATTGCCCAACGGTAACTTTCAATTGATTTTCAGCTGTCGTATTGACCCCACCAAAGCGGAAAGTATTCCACAATAAGCGTTTTGGCTGCCATATATTAACATATTTCAACTGATCCGGGAAAGCGGATTTATCACCTGCCAGCTTAAAAGCTTTTTCCGCCACCACCGCCGAAGCTGCATGCTGTCCGTGGCCTGCCGCAGCATTAGGAGGAAAACGACAAATGATCACATCCGGGCGGAATTGACGAATTACCCAAACTACATCCGCTGTAATGTTATCTGCATTCCATTGTTTAAAGGTATCAGTCGTATTTTTAGAGAATCCGAAATCAATCGCACGGGTAAAAAACTGCTGGGCTCCGTCTAATTTTCTTGCCTCTAAAAGCTCATGCGTTCTGATTAAACCCAGTGCAGCCCCCTGTTCTGTTCCTAATAAATTCTGACCACCATCCCCT from Chryseobacterium indologenes encodes the following:
- a CDS encoding DUF2911 domain-containing protein encodes the protein MKTMIKSATVLFAAMTISVNAFAQETKKPASPPATATGKIKDATITIAYSSPSVKGRTIWGGLEAYNKVWRAGANEATTFETDKDITVQGKKLPAGKYSFFLIPKESGTWTAIFNKEPKQWGAYKYEEAKDALRVDVKTKALPATQETLVYKINNNGFTMDWDKISVPVEIK
- the dapB gene encoding 4-hydroxy-tetrahydrodipicolinate reductase; this translates as MKKVFVAGATGWAGSEISRSILNNDEILLTGGLSLSQDGKNLSEILSLKSDNHIPLFKSIEDAIENVEFDILVDFTKPEIAKHNIHTALQKGKKVIIGTSGLTDKDYEEIERIANENDTSVLAAGNFALTVVLLQKFAEMAAKYIPHYEIIDYADAKKIDAPSGTVAELAYRLSKVQKPKLSVAIDDTIGNKETRGATINGIQVHAVRLPGHTLAVETIFGLKGEKLILRHDSGESAEPYVKGVLLAIKNIDTFKGLRRGLDSIMEF
- a CDS encoding IS1595-like element ISBbi1 family transposase, with the protein product MNIFSFTAHFGSEEDCRLHFKEQRDKEGVVCKRCGGTSHYWLQGKWSYECKGCRFRTSLRSGTIMESSKLPFLVWYKTMFLMSCTKKGFSTNELQKQLGLKRYEPVWAMVHKLRRAMGNRDARYTLEGMIELDEGYFSVASKEIERGKGTRGRGAEGKQNVAVMAESTPLEDIETGKKEKHVRYFKARVLDSHQSEGINGVVRDCMEDDAIVFSDKSTSYVDISDLVELHVTEKSDAKTTKETLKWVHIAISNAKRTLLGNYHKIKRKYLQLYLNEFIYKLNRRYFGDKLFDRLVIANITGA
- a CDS encoding PIG-L family deacetylase, whose protein sequence is MFKKVITVCILGLYPVFGSAQQVRPSKSSEIYRELKTLKQLPKVLYLAAHPDDENTGLLSWLINDQNVETGYLSLTRGDGGQNLLGTEQGAALGLIRTHELLEARKLDGAQQFFTRAIDFGFSKNTTDTFKQWNADNITADVVWVIRQFRPDVIICRFPPNAAAGHGQHAASAVVAEKAFKLAGDKSAFPDQLKYVNIWQPKRLLWNTFRFGGVNTTAENQLKVTVGQYDAQLGMGYGELAGLSRSLHKSQGAGTQSVAGIRTEYFAHVAGEPAKTTLFDGVAKTWTSQGKADMDQSLDKIISAFNFNNPELSLPALLALRKKVVTLQDADLKKDKIKSLDHIILSCAGFMGEVVTNQAEAVAGDHYNFRLNLISRAENPIILEDVQWLNQSENFNRKLSKDSLMTIQHDIQIPADAALTEPYWLARPPVNAATFSVPNDTLIGLPEAESPLNVLLGLRIGSEKFQVKLPLSFKKLDPVRGDVVEALRIVPALELKFIQPLYVINENEDLHLSLNVKVNSNKQYGNGNLNLMYNGERLGGTAISSLKGKEATIEYVIPKTKLAAIHSSRLQLDANFIADGVTYNKKQVLIQYPHLPSLQYFSPATTTIMKGDIQAKIKKVGYVEGAGDFIPDFLRIAGIQVDILKDEDFYGNIDEPAANGNQNKLSQYDAIVLGVRANNTEKKLGRWMPFLWSYVKKGGNLVMQYNTNQDTTVDQLGMYNFSIANKRVTEENAAVTFLNPNHKLLNFPNKITVDDFKGWIQERGAYFPAQWDAAYEPLFEMHDTDEEPLKGSTLYAKYGNGNFIF
- a CDS encoding Atu1372/SO_1960 family protein, yielding MKTINIITTFLLVLLFNNFAMAQQRQANILILIHSDEGGTYEMAKEIAQGIESEGIAKATIKKVKTTDNPKLKNIPVASVEELSSYDGIAFGSPVYFGNISTAMNEFIAKTTTIWSQHGLEGMPATVFMSSGSGAGRELALQSFWNILAVHGMILVSNGIRGYENIDKTIPQGNTVLGTTSLTSLKNVERPTKGERYLAGLQGKNFAKIAHALQDTFPKNKIPQTAITKKEIDVNLLLKEKNITLPQVPQPAGNYKPFVRSGNLVFINQYALKDGKILNPGKVGKDITEEQIKEATRTTMLNVISVLNQAVGGDLNKVKQCVQLTGIFNTVENYSKHAELMNAASDLTGEIFGEKGKHARATLGAYSVPGNSSVEIQAIFEIE
- a CDS encoding helix-turn-helix domain-containing protein, whose amino-acid sequence is MKCGLVEKRRGEFDDEIGIAAYVWYEKDWTHDDYDHIHQRYQLTYVEEGYQYFHIENKIYLVPQNHLIWIPSGKRHLTQSEASTVNLMVILFKEVFDNDFYNEVHVFSAPPVLKEMLQYASKWNKLLDENEEQGYFLTALLSSLPHFCTEKEGLQIPIPVDSRLLPVCNYINKNYMEQLSIDALADISLMSIRSLQRIFKRETGITVQKYMQLIRILKSIELINTGQYTLSQIALMIGYKSLSAFTTSYYGIMKEKAKMIGKS
- a CDS encoding sodium:solute symporter, which codes for MSTIDWTVLIVTLVAVVVYGVFIGRGQKSNESYLKADNKMPWYIVLIGIMATQASAITFLSAPGQAYTDGMRFVQYYFGLPLAMIVICITFIPIFQRLNVYTAYEYLENRFDKKTRVLTSLLFLFSRGLSTGISIYAPSIILSSVLNWNIYLTNVLTGGILLIYTYVGGAKAIAHTQKLQFLIILGTMAFAGYLLIQNMPNGIGFNDALYLAGKSGKLNVITTEFDWKDKYNIWSGLIGGFFLALSYFGTDQSQVGRYITAKDNTNAKMGLLLNGLVKIPMQFAILLIGALLFAFFSLKPAPIYFNERSYQYLKETKPEQAAAFEKEHQDLQIKFNTESKEILKLKETHSPQLKKTIQNFKNTQAQVKALHGRVEDAINHSNYNAEKTDTNYIFLYFVKNTLPVGMIGLLFAVIFLASWGSISAALNSLAACSLKDVHLIFRKDIPDDTTELKYSRLHTLAWGIFSIGVAMFATQMGSLIEAVNVLGSLFYGPILGIFLVAFYYKKITGSNVFIAAILSEVAVIAVYQFDIVSFLWLNVIGAAAVIIFSAIGLLFYNQKAVNS